The proteins below come from a single Beutenbergia cavernae DSM 12333 genomic window:
- a CDS encoding zinc-binding dehydrogenase — translation MSRTDVDAVAMVWPGVGEPHEARPVSSVELAAADVLVRVELATVCGSDVHTALGHRSGPAPSVLGHEQVGRVVAAGPHARTADGAQVTPGTRVVWSVAASCGDCARCRRGIGQKCAHLRKYGHSAWSPDWELAGGFATHVHVLAGTALVVVPDDVPASVLAPASCATATVLAAVRAAERVQPLAGQVVHVTGAGMLGLTTAAAATDRGAAVVVSDPDPRRREAARAFGAVATVDPAVPGATAAALADADPGGDAHTVAFEMSGAKAAVAAALEHLGVGGVAVLVGSVSPAGTVDLDPERVVRNLLTVRGVHNYAPEDLLAAVAFLERSWRRYPFEGLVGDVLPLRDVDAALDLAAGQGAARVGLAPE, via the coding sequence GTGAGCCGGACGGACGTCGACGCCGTCGCGATGGTGTGGCCGGGCGTCGGCGAGCCGCACGAGGCGCGCCCCGTGTCCTCGGTCGAGCTCGCCGCCGCCGACGTCCTGGTGCGCGTGGAGCTCGCCACCGTCTGCGGCTCGGACGTGCACACGGCGCTCGGCCACCGATCCGGCCCGGCGCCGAGCGTGCTCGGGCACGAGCAGGTCGGCCGCGTCGTCGCCGCCGGCCCGCACGCGCGGACCGCCGACGGCGCACAGGTCACCCCGGGGACGCGCGTCGTGTGGTCGGTGGCCGCCTCGTGCGGCGACTGCGCCCGGTGCCGGCGCGGGATCGGCCAGAAGTGCGCCCACCTGCGCAAGTACGGCCACTCCGCGTGGTCTCCCGACTGGGAGCTGGCCGGCGGCTTCGCGACGCACGTGCACGTGCTCGCCGGCACGGCGCTGGTCGTGGTCCCCGACGACGTCCCCGCGAGCGTCCTCGCCCCGGCGTCGTGCGCGACGGCGACCGTGCTCGCGGCCGTGCGCGCGGCGGAGCGCGTGCAGCCCCTCGCCGGGCAGGTCGTGCACGTGACCGGCGCCGGGATGCTCGGCCTCACGACCGCCGCCGCCGCGACCGACCGGGGAGCCGCCGTCGTCGTGTCCGATCCCGACCCGCGCCGTCGCGAGGCCGCGCGTGCGTTCGGCGCCGTCGCCACTGTCGATCCCGCCGTCCCCGGGGCGACGGCGGCCGCGCTCGCCGACGCGGACCCCGGCGGCGACGCGCACACCGTCGCGTTCGAGATGTCGGGGGCGAAGGCGGCGGTCGCGGCGGCCCTGGAGCACCTCGGCGTGGGCGGCGTGGCGGTCCTCGTGGGCTCGGTCTCCCCGGCCGGCACCGTGGACCTCGACCCCGAGCGCGTCGTGCGGAACCTGCTCACCGTGCGCGGCGTCCACAACTACGCGCCCGAGGATCTTCTCGCGGCCGTGGCGTTCCTCGAGCGGTCCTGGCGGCGCTACCCGTTCGAGGGCCTCGTCGGCGACGTGCTGCCGCTGCGGGACGTCGATGCGGCCCTCGACCTGGCCGCCGGGCAGGGTGCCGCGCGCGTCGGCCTCGCCCCGGAGTGA
- a CDS encoding phosphonatase-like hydrolase, producing MKQQVELVVFDMAGTTIADDGLVTSAFERAARECGLADDDAGLATALAYVHATMGQSKIEVFRHLTAGDEELAQRGNAAFERAYADLVDGGACEPIPGAREVLGTLREAGVATALTTGFSSATQEAILAAVEWGGVVDVVLCPGEGIRGRPSPDMPLTALLRTGASAVSAMAVVGDTPSDARSGAAAGAGLVVGVRTGGVPDDDLLAAGAHVVLDSVADLPAQLGLARSGA from the coding sequence ATGAAGCAACAGGTCGAGCTCGTCGTCTTCGACATGGCGGGGACGACGATCGCCGACGACGGACTGGTGACGTCGGCGTTCGAGCGCGCCGCGCGGGAGTGCGGCCTGGCCGACGACGACGCCGGGCTCGCGACCGCGCTCGCGTACGTCCACGCCACGATGGGCCAGTCGAAGATCGAGGTGTTCCGCCACCTCACCGCGGGTGACGAGGAGCTCGCGCAGCGCGGGAACGCAGCGTTCGAGCGCGCGTACGCCGACCTCGTCGACGGCGGTGCGTGCGAGCCGATCCCCGGCGCGCGCGAGGTGCTGGGCACGCTCCGGGAGGCAGGCGTCGCGACGGCGCTGACCACCGGGTTCTCGTCGGCGACGCAGGAGGCGATCCTCGCCGCCGTCGAGTGGGGCGGCGTCGTCGACGTCGTCCTCTGCCCAGGCGAGGGCATCCGCGGCAGGCCGAGCCCGGACATGCCCCTGACGGCGCTCCTGCGGACGGGCGCCTCGGCGGTGAGCGCGATGGCCGTCGTCGGGGACACGCCGTCGGACGCGCGCAGCGGTGCGGCCGCCGGCGCGGGCCTCGTCGTCGGCGTCCGGACCGGCGGCGTGCCCGACGACGACCTGCTCGCCGCGGGTGCCCACGTGGTGCTCGACTCCGTCGCCGACCTGCCGGCGCAGCTCGGCCTCGCCCGGTCCGGCGCGTGA
- a CDS encoding alkaline phosphatase family protein — MRQHVLVLALDGVHAGILATCATPHLDGVAARGFARDIRIREGEPTISGPIWTSAMTGVPSATHGVRDNDLSRYTRREHPDVATILGDADPGLRTLVAAHWAPLVTGASGGPLFATGGYWPGDVGGVDAADERVTRHACDRLAAEDVAFAFVYFHLVDAVGHDVGTGEPYRAAIETTDARVGRVLDAVASRPSRGREEWTVIALTDHGHRPEGGHGGRSDDERAAWIRACGPGLREAAVRRDLTHEDVAAQALVTLGLPLPDQITGRALTACPTQRAAATRPTTQEDAT, encoded by the coding sequence GTGCGTCAGCACGTGCTGGTGCTCGCCCTCGACGGCGTCCACGCCGGCATCCTCGCGACGTGCGCCACCCCGCACCTCGACGGCGTCGCGGCCCGCGGGTTCGCGCGCGACATCCGCATCCGCGAGGGCGAGCCGACGATCAGCGGGCCCATCTGGACCTCGGCCATGACCGGCGTGCCCTCGGCGACCCACGGCGTCCGGGACAACGACCTCAGCCGGTACACGCGCCGCGAGCACCCGGACGTCGCCACGATCCTCGGCGACGCCGACCCGGGGCTGCGCACCCTCGTCGCCGCGCACTGGGCACCTCTGGTGACGGGGGCCTCCGGTGGGCCGTTGTTCGCCACCGGCGGGTACTGGCCCGGCGACGTGGGCGGGGTCGACGCGGCCGACGAGCGCGTCACCAGGCACGCCTGCGACCGGCTCGCCGCCGAGGACGTGGCGTTCGCGTTCGTGTACTTCCACCTCGTCGACGCCGTCGGGCACGACGTCGGTACCGGCGAGCCCTACCGTGCGGCGATCGAGACCACCGACGCCCGGGTCGGGCGGGTGCTCGACGCCGTCGCGTCGAGGCCCTCGCGGGGGCGCGAGGAGTGGACGGTGATCGCGCTGACGGACCACGGCCACCGCCCCGAGGGCGGACACGGCGGGCGGAGCGACGACGAGCGGGCCGCATGGATCCGTGCGTGCGGGCCGGGACTCCGCGAGGCCGCCGTCCGGCGGGACCTCACCCACGAGGACGTGGCGGCCCAGGCGCTCGTGACCCTGGGCCTGCCGCTCCCGGATCAGATCACCGGACGCGCACTCACCGCGTGCCCGACCCAGCGGGCCGCCGCGACGCGGCCCACCACGCAGGAGGACGCCACATGA
- a CDS encoding YajQ family cyclic di-GMP-binding protein, which yields MASDSSFDIVSKLDRQEVDNALNQAAKEISQRYDFRGVGASITWSGDDAIVMVANSAERVLAVLDVFQTKLVKRGVSLKAIDTGDDEPKPSGKEYRLAASLKEGLSQENAKKITKLIRDEGPKGVKTQITGDEVRASSKSRDDLQEVIALLKGADDIDAALQFVNYR from the coding sequence ATGGCCAGCGACTCCTCGTTCGACATCGTCAGCAAGCTCGATCGGCAGGAGGTCGACAACGCGCTCAACCAGGCGGCGAAGGAGATCTCGCAGCGGTACGACTTCCGCGGCGTCGGCGCGTCGATCACCTGGAGCGGCGACGACGCGATCGTCATGGTCGCGAACTCCGCCGAGCGGGTCCTCGCCGTCCTGGACGTGTTCCAGACCAAGCTCGTCAAGCGCGGCGTGTCCCTCAAGGCGATCGACACGGGCGACGACGAGCCGAAGCCCTCCGGCAAGGAGTACCGCCTCGCGGCGAGCCTCAAGGAAGGGCTCAGCCAGGAGAACGCCAAGAAGATCACCAAGCTCATCCGCGACGAGGGCCCGAAGGGCGTCAAGACGCAGATCACCGGTGACGAGGTGCGGGCGAGCTCGAAGAGCCGCGACGACCTCCAGGAGGTCATCGCCCTGCTCAAGGGCGCCGACGACATCGACGCCGCCCTGCAGTTCGTCAACTACCGGTAG
- a CDS encoding PadR family transcriptional regulator — protein sequence MARSRRPSAQTVAVVLALAESPATWRYGYELCRLLDIKAGSMYPILMRLSDRGLLDAVWETDSPAGRPPRHMYRLTGPGVALATELAEQASRAAAGPARLRPRWEGA from the coding sequence ATGGCTCGATCCCGACGACCCTCGGCGCAGACCGTCGCTGTGGTGCTGGCTCTCGCCGAGTCGCCGGCCACCTGGCGCTACGGCTACGAGCTGTGCCGCCTGCTCGACATCAAGGCCGGGTCGATGTACCCGATCCTGATGCGGCTCAGCGACCGCGGCCTCCTCGACGCCGTCTGGGAGACAGACTCGCCGGCCGGCCGCCCGCCCCGGCACATGTACCGGTTGACCGGCCCGGGAGTGGCGCTGGCCACCGAGCTCGCCGAGCAGGCGAGCCGCGCAGCCGCCGGCCCGGCACGGCTGCGTCCGCGGTGGGAGGGGGCATGA
- the htpX gene encoding zinc metalloprotease HtpX: MVRRHFNGLKTVGLFGVLWAILLGIGALIANGTGQASFIWLFAGIGVLSTFVGYWRSDKIAIAAMRARPVSEAEAPAMYRIVRELSTAARQPMPRLYVSPTASPNAFATGRNPRNAAVCCTEGILAILDERELRGVLAHELMHVYNRDILTSSVAAAVAGVISSVAQFFLFFGGGGSSSDRGGNPIALIGALLAALLAPFAAALIRLAISRTREYDADADGARLTGEPLALASALRKLEAGTAARPLAPTTRLENVSHLMIANPFRAAGVARLFATHPPMAERIARLEQQAGYPR, encoded by the coding sequence GTGGTACGCCGCCACTTCAACGGCCTGAAGACTGTCGGGTTGTTCGGTGTGCTGTGGGCGATCCTCCTGGGGATCGGCGCGCTCATCGCGAACGGCACGGGCCAGGCGTCGTTCATCTGGCTGTTCGCCGGGATCGGTGTGCTCTCGACGTTCGTGGGCTATTGGCGGTCCGACAAGATCGCCATCGCTGCGATGCGGGCGCGGCCGGTCAGCGAGGCCGAGGCGCCGGCCATGTATCGGATCGTCCGCGAGCTCTCGACCGCCGCCCGCCAGCCGATGCCCCGGCTGTACGTCTCCCCGACGGCGTCGCCCAACGCGTTCGCGACGGGTCGCAACCCGCGCAACGCCGCGGTGTGCTGCACCGAGGGGATCCTCGCGATCCTCGACGAACGTGAGCTGCGGGGCGTGCTCGCGCACGAGCTGATGCACGTGTACAACCGCGACATCCTCACGTCGTCGGTCGCGGCAGCCGTCGCCGGGGTCATCTCCTCGGTGGCGCAGTTCTTCCTCTTCTTCGGCGGTGGCGGCTCGAGCTCCGACCGCGGCGGCAACCCGATCGCTCTCATCGGTGCGCTGCTCGCCGCGTTGCTCGCCCCGTTCGCGGCCGCGCTCATCCGGCTCGCGATCTCGCGTACCCGCGAGTACGACGCGGACGCCGACGGCGCCCGGCTCACCGGGGAGCCGCTGGCGCTCGCGTCGGCCCTGCGGAAGCTCGAGGCCGGCACGGCGGCTCGACCGTTGGCGCCGACCACGCGGCTCGAGAACGTCTCCCACCTGATGATCGCGAACCCGTTCCGGGCCGCCGGTGTGGCGCGGCTGTTCGCCACCCACCCGCCCATGGCGGAGCGCATCGCGCGCCTCGAGCAGCAGGCGGGCTACCCGCGCTGA